A window of the Salvia hispanica cultivar TCC Black 2014 unplaced genomic scaffold, UniMelb_Shisp_WGS_1.0 HiC_scaffold_99, whole genome shotgun sequence genome harbors these coding sequences:
- the LOC125200478 gene encoding uncharacterized protein LOC125200478, with protein sequence MEVLRLLKQNLTKAQQRMHRSANLHRWDIEFAVDDLVLLKLRQYRQHSVARPLAAKLARRFYGPFRVLERIGPVAYRLELPEGSKIHNVFHVSLLRPFVHESSQLIPATLPMDFSASHPLVRSVRVLERRSVFRNGVVEDQGLVEWDDGVPDKPSWEPMEVISKRFPYLLEDKESLKPRGVDTSTLEPPQEEVEEKEMPEEISDVASQPVTDEPIAHRTRKRRQKPKHLEDYV encoded by the coding sequence ATGGAGGTCCTACGTTTACTGAAGCAGAACTTGACGAAGGCACAGCAGCGGATGCACCGTTCGGCGAATTTACATAGATGGGATATTGAGTTTGCTGTGGATGACTTGGTGCTGCTGAAACTTCGCCAATACCGCCAGCACTCAGTGGCGCGTCCTCTTGCGGCTAAGTTGGCTCGGCGTTTTTACGGTCCATTTCGGGTGCTTGAACGCATTGGTCCGGTGGCATATCGTTTGGAATTACCGGAGGGTAGCAAGATCCACAATGTCTTTCATGTCAGTTTATTGCGACCCTTTGTACATGAGTCATCGCAACTGATACCTGCAACGCTGCCTATGGATTTCTCTGCCAGTCACCCTTTGGTTCGATCGGTGCGAGTGTTGGAGCGTCGTTCGGTGTTTCGCAATGGAGTGGTTGAGGACCAAGGTCTTGTGGAATGGGATGATGGAGTGCCTGACAAACCATCTTGGGAGCCTATGGAGGTCATTTCGAAGAGATTTCCTTAcctccttgaggacaaggagtCTCTTAAGCCCcggggagttgatacgagtACACTAGAGCCACCGCAAGAGGAGGTGGAGGAAAAAGAGATGCCGGAGGAGATTAGCGACGTCGCCTCGCAGCCGGTGACCGACGAGCCGATCGCGCATAGGACCAGAAAGAGGAGGCAGAAACCGAAGCACTTGGAGGATTATGTTTAA